One window of the Cryptomeria japonica chromosome 7, Sugi_1.0, whole genome shotgun sequence genome contains the following:
- the LOC131060189 gene encoding uncharacterized protein LOC131060189, with product MVIVALDSTRPPKVTGELYEALVCICSTYVKNICSIYFVNNFGLLTYKIVFNLLQAPSKLPTNVLPFHLSRSPTRIIWDPTRPREKLQPPSRHPTDPQPHPIVEDIDEPRPASKRLDFDDPPQS from the exons atggtaatagttgcattagattcgactaggcctcctaaggttacaggagaactatacgaggctttggtgtgcatttgttctacatatgttaaaaatatttgttctatctattttgtcaacaactttgggttattaacttataaaattgtctttaacctattacaggccccttccaaacttcctactaatgttctaccattccatttaagtagaagtcctacacgtataatatgggatccaacacgaccaagggaaaag ttacaacccccttcaagacatcccacggatcctcaacctcacccaattgtagaagacatagatgag ccacgtcctgcttcgaagaggctcgattttgatgatccgccacagtcatag